The following is a genomic window from Paenibacillus sp. FSL R5-0766.
GTACCTGCGACTGCTGCACAGAAAATCATGTTTATTACAGGGCTGTTTGTCCTGTATCTGGCTCAAGCTGGACCATTTAATCTGCTTGGTCACGTGATGTTTAGCTTCCACATGGTGAGCATGGCGTTCTCCTACCTGGTAGCTCCGCCGCTGATGATGAAAGGTTTGCCGATCTGGGTATGGCGCAGAGTCGTACGCTGGTTGCCTACACGACAGCTATCGTTCCTGGCTCATCCAATCGTTGCGGCCGTGCTCTTTAACGGGCTGTTCTCGCTGTATCACCTACCGATTGTACATGATTATGTCATGCTGAATTTTACCGTTCACCGGTTGTATTATATTGCTTTGTTCATCACCTCGATGCTCATGTGGTGGACATTGCTGAATCCGTTGCCAGAAGGCAGACAAGCATCGGGGTTATCCAAGATCGGTTTTATTTTTCTGAATATGGTGCTGCTTACGCCTGCGTGCGGATTGATTATCTTTGCGTCCGAGCCATTGTATCAGACGTACAGCAACCCGGCAGTATGGGCTGAAGCAATGCGTTATTGTGTGTCTGGAGATTCTACGGCGTTACTTCGCTCATTCGGTGGGCCTGCGTTCTTCAACTTCCTGTCTTCCGCGAAGGAAGATCAGCAGGTCGGTGGCATTGTAATGAAGTTTATTCAGGAAGGAATCTTTGCCTCCATGCTGGCTTATGTCTTTTTCCAATGGTATCGGAAAGAGAAGCAGGAAGATGATGATGATTCGTATCCTGCAGGGGGCGCAGGGGGGCCGCTCAATCCGGCTGCCAAATAATGAAGTAATGTTCTGACAAGAGGGGGAACACACGATGGATATGTATTTTTGGCTACCAACGATCAGTACTTCTTTCATTGTGATTAGTGCAGTACTGGTGGGAATTGGATGGGTACTGATTATTCGTGGTAAACGTGAGGCTCATCAGTCCGCGATGGTAGCAGGTGCGATTGCAGCTCTAATCTTCTTTGTGATCTATATGTCTCGTACAGTGTTCGTGGGCAATACAGCTTGGGGCGGGGACCCGGATCTGGAGATCTTTTATCGGATATTTCTGATCTTTCATATTATCCTCGCTACCGTGGCAGCGATATTCGGCATCTCCACACTGGTGCTGGGGTTCAAAAAGAAGTTCGGAACACATCGCCGCTGGGGCAAGTTCACGTCCATGATCTGGTTCGGGTCAGCGCTAACAGGTGTTGTTGTGTATGTTCTTTTATACCTCTTATATCCTGGTGGTCATACACGTCCGGTATGGGAAGTTATCCTCGGCGTATAAAAGTATAGATATAACCTCTGGTTACTCGGGCGTGCGTCACTACTCTCTTCTGAAAATATGAAAATGGACGAATCTAGTAGACGCTTCGTCCACGCTTCCTCTCTCATTCGTTCATAGAATGAGTTCGAGAGGGGGAAACAAAATGAAAAAAACAGTCAACGTCAGTCAAACGTATCCACGTCTTACCGTGTATTCAGAAGAGAGCTACAGAGGGAGAAGCCGCATCTATCGTGGCAACACGGGGCTCCGCAACCTGGACAATATTTTGGATGGGGTGGAGAGCCTGCGCTTTTTCTCAACAAGTTCCAATGCAACACTGGTTGTGTTTACACGTCCTAACTTCCAAGGTGGATTCCGGGTCTTCCGAGGCAACACCAACTTGAGAGATTTGGATGATCTGATCCGTGGCAACGATGTGGAATCCCTGATCTCCACCAATCAACGGTTAACGCTGGCTCAGATTCGCGCAATCCGCAGGGATCGCAGTCTGCCTAGTGGTTATAACCTCGTATAATCCCAAGGTCTCTTCTTCTAACAGGTGCTAGAGAACGGCAAAGGGCTGTACCCGAATTGTGTTTACACAATAATGGGTACAGCCCTTCTTTTGTGATTGGGGAATGATGTTTAATCCCCGCCACCCCCACTGTCTCCGCCGCCACTATCCCCGCTGCTGTCGTTGCTGCTACCACTATCGCTGTTGTGATGAGAATGTGTGCCTGATGAAGAATCTGAATCATGATGTTTGTGATCCGCTGTGTGTCTGGCATGTCGATCATAGGAGTCATCTCCTGTAATGACCGGATATCCCGAAGCAGAGTCCGTATAACCGTTGTTACGGCGAATGCGGTGTCTGCCTTTTTTGGCAGAATGACGATGAGGCTCATCCCGGAGGACCAACCAGATAACGACAATAAGGAAAAGGAGAACAAATCCGATCTCTACCAGCCAATCCATAGCTGTAACCTTCCTTTCTTTGATTCGTTAATATAGTTTATTTTAACGTAAATTTGAAAAGTGTCCCATCCCGTCTTCCTGATTCAGGAAAATTAGGGGTTGACGGGATGAGAATTTGGTCTGTATACTGTGTATATTAATATATACAGTAAACACAGTGAACACAGTAAGCAAGATGAGTGAGTGAAAGGTGAAAGGCAGGCATGCATATGAACGAATGGAAGCAGGCGTGGTGGTTGACCCGTAGCCAGACGAGTAAGGATAAGCTCCAATGGCTATGGTCTGCAATATTCATGATATACACTGGCGGCATGAGCGGTGTGATGTTAGTAGGACAACAACAGACAGATTTCATTAATCCAGTAGTGGATTCCTTCTTTTTGATTATGTTGCCATTTCAAGGGTTTATGTTCTGCAGGCGCTCCTTCCGTTACATACACGAAGATTCTTATACGCAGATGCTGGCCTACTATCGCAGAATCCCCATCCCTGAACAAGTGGTGATGTGGTCCAGGCTACAGCAGTCTCTGATGGCGTTTACGTACAATGGAATCTTTTTCTACGGATCGTTATACGTGGTTAACCTTCATGCCGAAGGATTCCGATGGGATCAGTATCTGGCCTTTAGCCTTACCTGTACAGGTTATGGCCTATTGGTAACAGGATTCTATATTTACGGAGAGTTTCTGAACAGTGGCAAGAAATACTTGCTTCTCAGTACGCTTTTTATACCCATCGCCATTGGCATATCCATACTGATTCGAATGTCAGGCAGTTACGGCTTGCGGATTGTGATGGATGGAAGTAAATCATGGGGGCTGCTTTCCCCGATCATGTGGATTTCTCTGGTAGCTGGCGTAGCGGGATTATGGCTGTCTAGTCGTTTTACGCTGAAGAAGCTGGTTCATCGGGATTTGAATTAAAATGAGAATTGAGCTTATGTACGAATACAGGATGAAACCGGCACGGTCAGGTAACAGACTGGAGTGTACCGGAGGGCGAGGTGCAAGATGTGAAAATACCCATTCAAATTAATGAAAATAGCGCTGAACCTTTATACCACCAAATTGAAAATCAGTTAAGATCGTTAATTATTACGGGTCAGTTGGGGGAGGGAACACATTTGCCGTCCATTCGTGAGTTCGCCGGAGCACTGAATTGCAGTGTTATTACGGTTAGACGGGTCTATCAGGATCTGGAGAATGAAGGCTTGCTTCGTACGAAGCAGGGGACAGGTACATTTGTGGCCCAAGTAGAAGCCGGCGACAGAGAAAATTATAGATTAAAGGCCGCACAAGAAGCGATGCAGGCAGCGGTGCAGTCTGGGAAATCGGTAGGCTGTACGGAAGAAGAGATGGAGAGCCTGTTCCGGGAAGTCCTGAAGGCTATTTACGTGAAGTAGGGAGTGATTCATACGTGGAACCCATAGCAATCCAGTTGAATGGCGTATCCAAAATGCGAAAACGCAGAGTTATTGGCCCAATTGATCTGACCATCCCGGAAGGGTATATAGTGGCTATTCTCGGTCACAACGGTTCAGGCAAAAGCAC
Proteins encoded in this region:
- the ctaG gene encoding cytochrome c oxidase assembly factor CtaG, coding for MLGLQYFSFNDLWSPLILALFLIIAAAYLVLVGPLSEQIKDAVPATAAQKIMFITGLFVLYLAQAGPFNLLGHVMFSFHMVSMAFSYLVAPPLMMKGLPIWVWRRVVRWLPTRQLSFLAHPIVAAVLFNGLFSLYHLPIVHDYVMLNFTVHRLYYIALFITSMLMWWTLLNPLPEGRQASGLSKIGFIFLNMVLLTPACGLIIFASEPLYQTYSNPAVWAEAMRYCVSGDSTALLRSFGGPAFFNFLSSAKEDQQVGGIVMKFIQEGIFASMLAYVFFQWYRKEKQEDDDDSYPAGGAGGPLNPAAK
- a CDS encoding DUF420 domain-containing protein, encoding MDMYFWLPTISTSFIVISAVLVGIGWVLIIRGKREAHQSAMVAGAIAALIFFVIYMSRTVFVGNTAWGGDPDLEIFYRIFLIFHIILATVAAIFGISTLVLGFKKKFGTHRRWGKFTSMIWFGSALTGVVVYVLLYLLYPGGHTRPVWEVILGV
- a CDS encoding GntR family transcriptional regulator, with the translated sequence MKIPIQINENSAEPLYHQIENQLRSLIITGQLGEGTHLPSIREFAGALNCSVITVRRVYQDLENEGLLRTKQGTGTFVAQVEAGDRENYRLKAAQEAMQAAVQSGKSVGCTEEEMESLFREVLKAIYVK